Proteins encoded by one window of Desulfovibrio ferrophilus:
- a CDS encoding M20/M25/M40 family metallo-hydrolase yields MHHAQPHLHSFVTSTITAGFRIALLLGALFLTLPRPLWAGQHWDKPAVTANLKAHVMALASDIGERNMDAPDNYQRASAYITGQLTAAGVSFEHLRPIPDYPSPPIIVANFGPNSVSTPTNFASSPRKAAPTPNTAGATNNTSSRIGPALLLCAHYDTVPEAPGANDNASGVAVLLELARLLKASPPRTDVQIAFFPNEEEPYFMTPASGSVQYAQHLSRQGALPDRVVAVDSVGWTGKDAGWRTFLRFSGGNLTVGARPADRALAETLTMALNNATDTEAVVTKDGAFWIDKSDHAPFAAQGCEAVLLTAPGTLAYPCLHKPCDTAEKLDYNTMERTVSGLLEFTTQHPSNPR; encoded by the coding sequence ATGCACCACGCCCAACCTCACCTGCACTCGTTTGTCACATCGACAATCACGGCGGGCTTTCGCATCGCCCTCTTACTGGGCGCCCTGTTCCTGACTCTGCCCCGCCCCCTCTGGGCCGGGCAGCATTGGGACAAGCCTGCGGTCACGGCAAACCTGAAGGCACATGTCATGGCATTGGCTTCGGACATCGGCGAACGCAACATGGATGCCCCTGACAACTACCAACGTGCGAGCGCCTATATCACGGGGCAACTCACCGCAGCGGGCGTATCCTTTGAGCATCTGCGTCCCATTCCGGATTATCCATCCCCGCCCATCATCGTGGCGAACTTTGGACCAAACTCCGTTTCCACACCGACCAATTTCGCGTCATCACCGCGCAAAGCCGCCCCAACTCCGAACACTGCCGGAGCCACCAACAACACGTCATCCAGGATCGGCCCTGCCCTGTTGCTCTGCGCCCACTACGACACGGTGCCCGAGGCCCCCGGTGCCAACGACAACGCCTCCGGGGTTGCCGTACTTCTGGAACTGGCTCGCCTTCTGAAGGCATCACCACCGCGCACTGACGTACAAATTGCGTTTTTCCCCAACGAGGAAGAACCTTATTTCATGACCCCCGCCAGCGGAAGCGTGCAGTATGCCCAACACCTCTCACGGCAAGGAGCACTGCCAGACCGCGTCGTGGCCGTGGATTCCGTGGGCTGGACAGGCAAGGATGCAGGATGGCGAACCTTCCTGCGCTTTTCCGGAGGCAACCTCACGGTGGGGGCACGCCCAGCAGACCGGGCATTGGCCGAGACTTTGACCATGGCCCTGAACAACGCCACGGACACCGAGGCCGTCGTGACCAAAGACGGTGCCTTCTGGATCGACAAGTCCGACCACGCCCCGTTCGCAGCCCAGGGATGCGAGGCCGTACTGCTCACCGCACCGGGTACGCTGGCATACCCATGTCTGCACAAGCCCTGTGACACTGCCGAGAAACTGGATTATAACACCATGGAACGCACCGTGAGCGGACTTCTGGAGTTCACCACGCAACATCCTTCAAACCCGCGCTGA
- a CDS encoding YnbE family lipoprotein, whose product MRHKLVAPAILAAILMALGACSTKHQIEVKPVEVKPIHITIDVNVKVDRALDDFFSDIDEAQ is encoded by the coding sequence ATGAGGCACAAGCTTGTTGCACCAGCCATCCTGGCGGCCATACTCATGGCGCTGGGGGCCTGCTCCACAAAGCACCAGATCGAGGTCAAGCCCGTGGAGGTCAAACCCATCCACATCACCATTGACGTTAACGTCAAGGTGGACCGGGCATTGGATGATTTCTTCTCTGACATTGATGAAGCCCAATAG
- a CDS encoding intermembrane phospholipid transport protein YdbH family protein, with product MNRTIIKYTTTALAVLITLVLLGWFVLLPVVLTGILPGLVNDAQEVVELRSCSVRMVGLSETSLHGVVLSVPGVAELEIGQMDVTYSLAGLRNGRIGDVRIADVRLELAPSLDQPVKTNTPDRAATEGALPALPPLNRIVISSGMLHLPLGQEVHAIPFSLEFTTASDRSGGKLALLAAPMGATLSAKASLQLGAYPGVTPSDAAPGVTMSINLKGLALQQLLPLLSSSSSDLTLHGQTTASADGSYNLSTGKFRLGQFTLSIDSPVILEKGKVLASGQGLQASLHQDAKDGFPFTLEMLPLHGFGASTGLRAQGRVQTGDATSLEADYTLEQHGDEFPVKALLSGALRASQETDNWTASTIGDIQGAFRSGEDKVLMDNATYALNARGRGDDGTLDWGLFLPPQQLTKAGIDLKTEALRASGTLSGSLSSSITGTVQGILPKVRLSSDGIEARADFNLRGTVRALPEPEAAITLIGRNISIKTPQAQVSKGTLTLPLAYPPTKANKGTLSIPVIKAMDRQWGQLQLDVRQDRQSVLLDGAYLGALLPGLRAEISARINPVSIPLFEASAKVDGYALPPGFELVTLTPELTNITGSGTLSAQTKMRYGPSGLVATGQAQITNGIIEDIKRDARISGINASLNMPNLLELQSAPLQRLAFDQVSYKDISINDGHLLFQLNGSKETIIEGVRFRWLGGLIQSLPLRLTPDQTDYELTLYCSDLSITQLLSQLGFAQASGEGKISGKIPVRIKDGQVTFDEAELQSSPEEGGRIMVEQADSLLSGVPPGSPQYVQMKIASEALKSFEYKWAKVTATSEGETLKVQLQLDGQPAENLPFEYSEDYGLVELKTAGQGMKFQGIRLDVNFNLPLDRMLRLRKLFSKEQ from the coding sequence ATGAATCGTACAATCATTAAATATACAACCACAGCCCTGGCTGTTCTGATCACCTTGGTTCTGCTGGGGTGGTTCGTGCTGTTACCCGTCGTCCTGACCGGAATCCTGCCCGGGTTGGTCAATGACGCCCAGGAGGTCGTTGAGTTGCGCTCCTGCTCCGTGCGCATGGTGGGCCTGAGCGAAACCAGTCTGCATGGTGTGGTGCTCTCCGTGCCAGGGGTGGCCGAGTTGGAAATCGGCCAGATGGACGTCACTTATTCTCTTGCCGGATTGCGGAACGGGCGAATCGGGGATGTGCGCATCGCGGACGTCCGGCTGGAGCTGGCTCCGTCTCTGGACCAGCCTGTAAAGACCAACACCCCGGACAGGGCCGCCACGGAAGGCGCACTCCCGGCCTTGCCTCCTCTGAATCGAATAGTGATCTCCAGTGGGATGCTGCATCTCCCGCTAGGGCAGGAGGTCCATGCCATCCCCTTTTCCCTGGAGTTCACCACAGCCTCGGATCGAAGCGGTGGCAAGCTCGCTCTGCTGGCGGCCCCCATGGGAGCAACCCTGAGCGCCAAGGCCAGCCTGCAACTCGGAGCATATCCAGGCGTAACACCCTCCGACGCTGCGCCGGGTGTCACCATGAGCATAAACCTGAAGGGGCTCGCCCTACAGCAACTGCTCCCCTTGCTGAGCAGTTCCTCCTCCGACCTGACCTTGCACGGGCAGACCACGGCCTCGGCCGATGGCAGCTACAACCTGAGCACGGGAAAATTTCGGCTGGGGCAATTCACCCTCTCCATCGATTCCCCGGTCATCCTCGAAAAGGGAAAGGTCCTGGCCTCAGGACAGGGCCTGCAAGCCTCGCTGCACCAGGATGCAAAAGATGGTTTCCCATTCACGCTGGAGATGCTGCCCCTGCATGGTTTTGGAGCATCCACCGGACTACGGGCCCAAGGACGAGTGCAGACCGGTGACGCCACATCACTGGAGGCCGACTACACCCTCGAGCAGCATGGGGACGAATTCCCGGTCAAGGCACTATTGAGCGGCGCACTCCGGGCCAGTCAGGAGACAGACAACTGGACCGCCAGCACGATTGGCGACATCCAAGGGGCATTTCGATCGGGCGAAGACAAGGTGCTCATGGACAATGCAACTTACGCCCTGAACGCACGAGGTCGTGGCGATGACGGCACTCTGGACTGGGGGCTGTTCCTGCCCCCGCAACAGCTGACCAAGGCCGGAATTGATCTGAAAACCGAAGCGCTGCGCGCCTCGGGCACCCTGTCCGGTTCCCTCTCCTCATCCATCACGGGCACCGTGCAGGGCATCCTGCCAAAGGTTCGATTATCTTCAGACGGCATCGAGGCCCGGGCGGACTTCAATCTGCGTGGCACCGTGCGCGCTCTGCCCGAGCCAGAAGCGGCGATCACTCTCATAGGGCGCAACATCTCCATCAAGACTCCCCAGGCGCAAGTATCCAAGGGCACTCTCACCCTGCCGCTGGCCTACCCGCCAACCAAGGCAAACAAAGGCACCCTGAGCATCCCCGTCATCAAAGCCATGGATCGCCAATGGGGGCAACTGCAACTGGACGTCCGTCAGGATCGTCAGTCGGTACTTCTGGATGGAGCCTACCTGGGAGCCCTGCTGCCAGGACTGCGAGCCGAAATCTCAGCACGAATCAACCCCGTCTCCATTCCGCTCTTCGAGGCCAGCGCCAAGGTGGACGGTTACGCGTTGCCCCCCGGATTCGAGCTGGTCACACTCACCCCGGAGCTGACCAACATCACCGGTTCAGGCACTCTCTCGGCTCAGACCAAAATGCGCTATGGCCCCAGCGGGCTGGTGGCGACCGGGCAAGCCCAGATCACCAATGGAATCATTGAAGACATCAAACGCGATGCCCGCATCAGTGGGATCAATGCGTCCCTGAACATGCCGAATCTGCTGGAACTGCAAAGCGCCCCGCTGCAACGCCTGGCCTTTGATCAAGTGAGCTACAAGGACATCAGCATCAACGATGGACACTTGCTGTTCCAGTTGAACGGGAGCAAAGAGACCATCATCGAAGGGGTCCGCTTCCGCTGGCTCGGCGGCTTGATTCAGTCCTTGCCTCTGCGGCTCACCCCCGATCAGACCGATTACGAACTGACGCTGTATTGCTCGGACTTGAGCATCACCCAGCTTCTGAGCCAGTTGGGATTTGCCCAGGCCAGCGGCGAGGGTAAAATCAGTGGCAAGATTCCTGTCAGGATCAAGGATGGACAAGTCACCTTTGACGAGGCCGAACTCCAGTCCTCCCCCGAAGAAGGTGGCCGGATTATGGTCGAACAAGCGGATTCGCTGCTGAGTGGAGTCCCGCCCGGCAGCCCGCAGTATGTGCAGATGAAAATTGCCAGCGAGGCCTTGAAGTCCTTCGAGTACAAATGGGCCAAGGTCACAGCCACCTCCGAGGGCGAAACCCTGAAGGTTCAGTTGCAACTTGACGGGCAGCCCGCAGAAAACTTACCTTTCGAATATTCAGAAGACTATGGACTGGTTGAACTGAAAACAGCAGGTCAGGGCATGAAGTTTCAGGGAATACGCCTGGATGTGAACTTCAATCTGCCCTTGGACAGAATGCTCCGCCTGCGTAAATTATTCAGCAAGGAGCAGTAA
- a CDS encoding UbiX family flavin prenyltransferase produces the protein MSDTKRILLAVTGASGMPYAATLARTLGQMPHIELHMIISNAARKVMALEGDEQDMDTHAHRIHDQANIGAPPASGSWQHDGMVVCPCSMASLAAIASGLGSNLIHRAADVTLKEQRPLILVARETPLSRIHLENMLRADSAGATIVPACPGFYHGPQSIQELVDHLCARILDQLRLPHTLSKRWEG, from the coding sequence ATGTCGGACACCAAGCGCATCCTGCTCGCCGTCACCGGCGCCAGCGGCATGCCCTACGCAGCCACTCTGGCCCGCACCCTGGGCCAGATGCCACATATCGAACTGCATATGATCATTTCCAACGCCGCACGCAAAGTCATGGCCCTGGAAGGCGATGAACAGGACATGGACACGCACGCCCATCGCATCCACGACCAGGCCAACATCGGTGCCCCCCCGGCCAGTGGCTCATGGCAACACGACGGCATGGTGGTCTGCCCCTGCTCCATGGCCTCGCTGGCGGCCATTGCCTCAGGCCTTGGCTCGAACCTCATCCACCGCGCCGCAGATGTGACCCTCAAGGAACAACGCCCTCTGATCCTCGTCGCACGCGAAACGCCGCTGTCACGCATCCATCTGGAAAACATGCTCCGCGCCGACAGTGCAGGCGCCACCATTGTCCCGGCCTGCCCCGGCTTCTACCATGGCCCGCAATCCATCCAGGAACTGGTAGACCACCTCTGTGCCCGCATTCTGGACCAACTGCGCCTGCCCCACACCCTGTCCAAACGCTGGGAAGGCTGA
- a CDS encoding YdbL family protein: MKKLISTAALIVLAIALCSGVAHAGNLKEQMKARVPQINALKAEQAIGENNKGFLEALKDKAGPLVAAENKDRKAVYAAIAKKNGVDPLFVGERRAAKLRKLATPGEMLQAPDGTWYKK; the protein is encoded by the coding sequence ATGAAAAAATTGATCAGCACTGCCGCCCTGATTGTACTGGCCATAGCCCTGTGTTCCGGCGTGGCCCATGCCGGTAACCTCAAGGAACAAATGAAGGCAAGGGTCCCGCAAATCAACGCCCTGAAGGCCGAACAGGCCATCGGCGAGAATAACAAGGGGTTCCTGGAAGCCTTGAAGGACAAAGCCGGCCCCCTTGTTGCGGCAGAGAACAAGGACCGCAAGGCCGTGTATGCCGCCATTGCCAAGAAGAACGGTGTGGACCCCCTCTTTGTGGGTGAGCGCCGCGCCGCCAAGCTCCGCAAGCTGGCAACCCCCGGAGAAATGCTCCAGGCACCCGATGGCACCTGGTACAAGAAATGA
- a CDS encoding NHLP bacteriocin system secretion protein, producing the protein MAGTSNKGKQTAVSSPDELTRLINIVDSKGIYAVVTGLVLLLALLVWSFVGTVPVTVNGMGILIPPEGLMDVVAVGHGQISDVSVKPGDVLHKGDVLAVVQQPRMENERLKLVSELENAKLWLHERSAYYERTIAMRQGNDAEQSDLITFQRAHLNDYFDFLRKFLSDLEHMDRGFITKKYLQDIRNQKNMVMSEMSTRTLQLSEMDTNMFNLRSEAELDLLGNQEKVIALELALRSLERDLNLSSHVTSPFDGRVVEVIVERGAYVSEGQAVAVLEPLNSPLEAMVLLPVEQGKKVEPGMVVYVYPSTAEKEEYGCIYGKVKDVSDYPVSAQSLLKGIGRREVVNAMLESGVMIGTSVTLLKDPEKPNQFHWSSSSGPEDFSIEAGTICTGEVVISSRRPIDLVFPKLSRALGLRR; encoded by the coding sequence ATGGCTGGGACATCGAACAAGGGTAAGCAGACTGCCGTCAGTTCGCCGGATGAACTGACTCGGCTGATCAATATCGTTGATTCCAAAGGCATCTATGCGGTGGTGACAGGGCTTGTCCTTTTACTGGCTCTGTTGGTGTGGAGTTTTGTGGGGACGGTTCCCGTTACCGTGAACGGCATGGGGATTCTGATTCCACCTGAGGGCCTGATGGACGTGGTGGCAGTGGGGCATGGGCAGATTTCCGATGTTTCGGTCAAGCCCGGAGACGTGCTGCACAAGGGAGATGTTCTGGCCGTGGTGCAACAGCCTCGGATGGAAAATGAGCGACTGAAACTGGTTTCGGAACTGGAGAACGCCAAGCTCTGGTTGCATGAGCGCTCCGCCTACTACGAACGCACCATTGCCATGCGCCAGGGTAACGACGCAGAACAGAGTGATCTGATTACCTTCCAGCGTGCCCATCTGAACGATTATTTTGATTTTTTGCGAAAATTCCTGAGCGACCTTGAGCATATGGACAGGGGCTTCATCACCAAGAAGTACCTCCAGGATATTCGCAATCAGAAGAATATGGTCATGTCGGAGATGTCCACTCGTACACTTCAGCTTTCCGAGATGGACACCAACATGTTCAACCTGCGTAGCGAGGCCGAGTTGGACCTTTTGGGCAATCAGGAAAAGGTCATTGCCCTCGAACTTGCTCTGCGCAGCCTTGAACGTGACCTGAATCTTTCCTCTCACGTGACCAGCCCTTTTGACGGGCGGGTGGTGGAAGTGATTGTGGAGCGCGGCGCCTACGTCTCCGAGGGCCAGGCTGTGGCCGTGCTTGAGCCATTGAATTCACCTTTGGAAGCCATGGTGCTGCTGCCCGTGGAACAGGGCAAGAAGGTTGAGCCGGGCATGGTCGTCTATGTGTATCCCTCCACTGCCGAGAAGGAGGAATACGGCTGCATTTACGGCAAGGTGAAAGATGTTTCTGATTACCCCGTGTCTGCCCAATCTCTGCTCAAAGGGATCGGGCGGCGCGAAGTGGTCAACGCCATGCTGGAATCCGGTGTGATGATTGGGACTTCGGTGACCCTGCTCAAGGACCCGGAGAAGCCTAATCAGTTTCATTGGTCATCATCTTCGGGCCCGGAGGATTTCTCCATTGAGGCCGGAACGATCTGTACCGGAGAGGTCGTGATTTCCTCTAGGCGACCCATTGATCTTGTTTTCCCGAAGCTTTCCCGTGCACTTGGACTGAGGCGTTAG